A section of the archaeon BMS3Bbin15 genome encodes:
- a CDS encoding UDP-glucose 4-epimerase, whose product MPGYDKVLITGGAGFIGSNLAGSLLEQGYGVLAYDNLLTGKRENLLEYESNENFTFVEGDILDFKKLSEKIADAKYVLHQAALPSVARSVKDPRTTNRVNIEGTLNVLTAAKDGGVKRVVLASSSSVYGDTPELPKREDMPYNPLSPYAVTKVTKELYSGVFSQLYEFPVACLRYFNVYGPKQDPKSEYAAVIPKFITSALKDEPLTIEGDGLQTRDFTYIEDVVQANIKAMKGKAAGNFNIAYGENISIKGLAEKIVTLISSSSEIVHKAPRPGDVRDSLADITEAQRELGYNPEYNLDMGLEKTIEWFRNRI is encoded by the coding sequence TTGCCAGGATATGATAAAGTTTTAATAACAGGCGGCGCAGGCTTTATAGGTTCCAATCTGGCAGGCAGTCTTCTGGAGCAGGGTTATGGAGTGTTGGCATATGATAACCTCCTAACAGGAAAAAGGGAGAACCTTTTAGAGTATGAAAGTAATGAAAACTTCACTTTTGTCGAGGGAGATATCCTTGATTTTAAGAAATTATCTGAAAAAATAGCTGATGCAAAGTATGTGCTCCATCAGGCTGCTCTTCCCAGTGTTGCAAGGAGTGTGAAGGACCCGCGTACAACCAATAGGGTAAATATCGAAGGCACCCTTAATGTGCTCACAGCAGCAAAGGATGGGGGTGTAAAAAGAGTGGTACTGGCAAGCTCTTCCTCTGTCTATGGAGATACACCAGAACTGCCCAAACGAGAGGACATGCCCTACAACCCTCTTTCTCCTTATGCTGTCACAAAGGTTACCAAGGAGCTCTATTCAGGGGTATTCAGCCAGCTCTATGAGTTTCCTGTTGCCTGTCTTCGCTATTTTAATGTATATGGTCCAAAGCAGGACCCAAAAAGCGAATATGCGGCAGTTATTCCAAAATTCATAACCTCTGCCCTTAAAGATGAACCCCTTACTATCGAGGGAGATGGACTTCAGACGAGAGATTTCACCTATATTGAGGATGTGGTTCAGGCCAATATAAAAGCTATGAAGGGCAAGGCTGCAGGAAACTTCAATATCGCCTATGGAGAGAATATAAGCATTAAGGGACTTGCTGAGAAAATTGTTACTCTTATATCCTCCAGTTCTGAGATTGTTCATAAGGCACCCAGGCCAGGTGACGTCAGGGATAGTCTTGCTGATATAACAGAGGCACAGAGAGAGCTGGGCTATAATCCAGAGTATAACCTCGATATGGGCCTTGAAAAGACTATCGAATGGTTCAGGAACAGAATTTAA